One window of the Rhizobiaceae bacterium genome contains the following:
- a CDS encoding multicopper oxidase domain-containing protein, with the protein MNTLSRRGFLAAGAAVLAYAHLPRISAAQDVVPLSLHAASRVLDIDGRAATVWGLAGPTGQGLMLDPSARFRVDLRNDLDTATLIHWHGQIPPNAQDGVPDMPLPMLAPGETRAYDFAPLPGTYWMHAHVPLHEMRLLAAPLIVRSAEDISTDRQEVVLFLHDFSFKAPEDVMAEILGGHGGGHGAGMAGMDHGAMGNMPMGGMDHGAMGGMMGMGAMGGMAMDLNDYDWDAYLANDRTLSDPEVVPVERGGRIRLRVINAAAATVFWIETGEAQARLVAVDGHSVQPVPGTRFGLAMGQRLDLEIDLPSEGGAWPILALREGARERTGLILATQGAEIRRIDAMAEAEAPAFDTDLGQESRLIAAEALPDRPADRSHMVMLGGTMQPYVWTINGAVWGQHRPIAARSGERVVLSFHNMSMMGHPMHLHGHVFQVVGLNGRAVAGARRDTVYVPPMSMVDVALDAGEAARWMLHCHHMPHLETGMMTEFAVGT; encoded by the coding sequence ATGAATACCCTCTCACGACGCGGCTTTCTCGCCGCCGGCGCAGCCGTGCTGGCCTATGCGCATCTGCCCCGGATCTCGGCGGCGCAGGATGTGGTTCCGCTGTCTCTGCACGCCGCCAGCCGGGTGCTGGACATCGACGGTCGCGCCGCCACTGTCTGGGGTTTGGCTGGGCCGACAGGACAGGGCCTGATGCTCGACCCCAGCGCGCGCTTCCGGGTGGATCTGCGCAACGATCTCGATACCGCCACGCTGATCCATTGGCACGGCCAGATCCCGCCCAACGCACAGGATGGCGTGCCCGACATGCCCTTGCCGATGCTCGCCCCCGGCGAGACACGCGCCTATGACTTCGCGCCGCTGCCCGGCACCTACTGGATGCACGCGCATGTGCCACTGCACGAGATGCGCCTTCTGGCCGCGCCGCTGATCGTGCGCAGCGCCGAGGACATCAGCACTGACCGGCAGGAGGTAGTGCTGTTCCTGCATGATTTCTCGTTCAAGGCGCCCGAGGATGTGATGGCCGAGATCCTCGGCGGCCACGGAGGTGGTCACGGCGCGGGCATGGCTGGCATGGACCACGGAGCGATGGGGAACATGCCGATGGGCGGCATGGATCACGGCGCCATGGGTGGCATGATGGGGATGGGTGCCATGGGCGGCATGGCGATGGACCTCAACGACTACGATTGGGACGCCTATCTTGCCAATGACCGCACGCTTTCGGACCCCGAGGTGGTGCCGGTCGAGCGCGGCGGGCGCATCCGCCTGCGGGTGATCAACGCCGCCGCGGCAACGGTGTTCTGGATCGAGACCGGCGAAGCGCAGGCCCGGCTCGTCGCGGTGGACGGACATTCGGTTCAGCCGGTCCCGGGCACGCGCTTCGGCCTTGCCATGGGCCAACGACTCGATCTGGAGATCGACCTGCCGTCCGAGGGCGGCGCATGGCCGATCCTCGCGCTGCGGGAAGGCGCGCGTGAGCGCACCGGCCTGATCCTTGCCACGCAGGGCGCCGAGATACGGCGCATTGATGCCATGGCTGAGGCCGAAGCGCCTGCCTTCGACACCGACCTTGGGCAGGAGTCGCGCCTGATCGCCGCGGAGGCCTTGCCGGATCGGCCGGCGGACCGCAGCCACATGGTGATGCTGGGCGGCACGATGCAGCCCTATGTGTGGACGATCAACGGGGCCGTCTGGGGCCAGCATCGCCCGATTGCCGCACGAAGCGGAGAGCGGGTCGTGCTGTCCTTCCACAACATGTCGATGATGGGCCACCCGATGCACCTGCACGGGCATGTGTTCCAGGTCGTCGGGCTGAACGGACGTGCGGTCGCGGGCGCGCGGCGCGACACGGTCTATGTGCCGCCGATGTCGATGGTCGATGTGGCACTCGACGCCGGCGAGGCCGCGCGCTGGATGCTGCATTGCCACCACATGCCGCATCTCGAAACCGGCATGATGACCGAGTTCGCGGTCGGCACATGA
- a CDS encoding restriction endonuclease subunit S translates to MFTVASIPAIVLRDRVPGAEIKTKRQQVCRTGEFLVAEIDAKLGGYGIVPMELDGAIVSSHYFLFEIDEAKLHRGFLDWYSRTPDFLEQVKARGSTNYAAIRPSNVLGYVIPLPPLAEQQRIVARLDRVAGLVRARAEAAAAMEADLQAMLAKAFARCIDAAPRRPMAEVAPLIRRPVEIEPDGAYPELGVRSFGRGTFHKPVLRGGDLSWQKLFGIEKGDLVFSNIKAWEGAFAVAGVDDHGRVGSHRYLTCVPNPETATADFLWFYLQSPEVLSAVQSASPGSADRNRTLAVKRLETIEVPMPPLETQRWFDRLQARARRIRAIRAASARDADALIPALLHQVFGTGDKAA, encoded by the coding sequence TTGTTCACCGTCGCCTCGATCCCCGCGATTGTTTTGCGTGACCGCGTACCAGGCGCAGAAATCAAGACAAAACGACAACAGGTCTGTCGCACAGGTGAGTTTCTGGTTGCCGAGATTGATGCCAAGCTTGGGGGTTATGGCATAGTTCCCATGGAGCTCGACGGCGCAATCGTCAGCAGCCACTATTTCCTGTTTGAGATCGACGAAGCGAAGCTGCATCGCGGATTTCTAGATTGGTATTCGCGGACACCAGACTTCCTCGAACAAGTTAAAGCGCGCGGTTCTACCAACTACGCAGCGATTCGACCGTCTAACGTGCTCGGCTATGTAATCCCCCTTCCACCCCTCGCCGAGCAGCAGCGCATCGTGGCGCGGCTGGATCGGGTAGCGGGGCTGGTCAGGGCGCGGGCAGAGGCCGCCGCCGCGATGGAGGCCGACCTGCAGGCGATGCTGGCTAAGGCTTTCGCTCGCTGCATCGACGCCGCCCCCCGCCGCCCCATGGCCGAAGTCGCCCCCCTGATCCGCCGACCGGTCGAGATCGAGCCGGACGGCGCCTATCCCGAACTCGGCGTCCGCTCCTTCGGCCGCGGCACCTTCCACAAGCCGGTGCTACGCGGTGGCGATCTGAGTTGGCAGAAGCTGTTCGGGATCGAAAAGGGCGATCTGGTTTTCAGCAACATCAAGGCATGGGAAGGCGCCTTTGCCGTCGCTGGTGTCGATGACCACGGCCGCGTTGGCTCGCATCGCTACCTGACCTGCGTTCCGAACCCGGAAACCGCCACCGCCGATTTCCTCTGGTTTTACCTCCAGTCACCCGAGGTCTTGAGCGCGGTTCAATCGGCATCACCCGGCAGCGCCGACCGCAACCGCACGCTGGCCGTGAAGCGGCTGGAAACCATCGAAGTCCCCATGCCCCCGCTGGAAACCCAACGCTGGTTCGACCGCCTTCAGGCCCGCGCTCGCCGCATCCGCGCCATCCGCGCCGCCTCGGCCCGCGACGCCGACGCCCTGATCCCCGCGCTTCTGCATCAGGTCTTCGGCACCGGGGACAAGGCCGCATGA
- a CDS encoding VIT family protein has protein sequence MSRLSHSEIHMVHRIGWLRAAVLGANDGLVSTASLVVGVAAAGSGKPEVLIAGLAGLVAGAMSMAAGEYVSVSSQTDAEQADLARETRELAETPEAELEELTRIYVDRGLDRDLAEKVAHQLTERDALGSHARDELGISETVTARPIQAALVSALTFALGAVVPLIVVLLAPETSIALFVAASTIVGLAVLGGLGASAGGAGVVRGAARVTLWGALAMAATAAVGAVFGVTVG, from the coding sequence ATGAGCCGCCTCTCGCATTCCGAAATCCACATGGTGCATCGCATCGGCTGGCTGCGGGCCGCCGTTCTCGGAGCCAACGACGGACTGGTGTCGACTGCGAGCCTCGTTGTCGGCGTCGCCGCGGCAGGATCGGGAAAGCCGGAGGTCCTGATCGCGGGGCTGGCTGGCCTCGTGGCCGGTGCGATGTCCATGGCGGCAGGAGAATACGTCTCGGTCAGTTCCCAGACCGATGCGGAACAAGCCGATCTTGCCCGCGAGACCCGCGAGCTGGCGGAAACGCCTGAGGCAGAGCTCGAGGAGCTCACCCGGATCTACGTTGACCGGGGGCTGGATCGCGACCTGGCGGAGAAGGTGGCCCACCAGCTGACCGAACGCGACGCGCTCGGATCGCATGCCCGCGACGAACTCGGCATCTCCGAGACCGTGACGGCACGCCCGATCCAGGCGGCGCTGGTCTCGGCTCTAACATTCGCCCTGGGTGCGGTCGTTCCGCTGATCGTCGTTCTATTGGCGCCCGAAACGTCGATCGCGCTGTTCGTGGCGGCATCGACGATCGTCGGCCTTGCGGTCCTCGGCGGTCTGGGCGCCTCCGCCGGCGGCGCTGGTGTCGTTCGGGGCGCCGCGCGGGTCACCCTCTGGGGCGCTCTCGCAATGGCTGCGACAGCAGCGGTGGGAGCGGTGTTTGGCGTCACGGTTGGGTAG
- a CDS encoding integrase core domain-containing protein, whose product MNSTLSFLLVLLTRLFMPRHNAQMRLLRAQIHILRARIPAQRIILSPAEKSELLRIGAECGHDIAGLMEVAKPATYKRWLAQMRAGRAFKAVGRPRLTQELRDVVIRIGSENLLWGYKRIAGELKKLGLYAGANSVRRILNEAGIHPSPEKRRKKPALPWTTFVRAHMESMVACDFFTKTVLTARGPLTAYVLIFIHLGSRRVFCSAPTYTPDSAWVTQQARNTLMWCAEQGITPRFLIRDADTKFSASFDAVWVSEAARVIQIPHRAPNANAFAESFIGTIKRECLDFFVCFSRSQLDYILRTWVRHYNVERPHRGRDIGNNVLQVDFRPARDGPIRCRRQLGGIITSYSREAA is encoded by the coding sequence ATGAATTCGACGCTCTCCTTCCTTCTGGTCCTCCTGACCCGGCTCTTCATGCCGCGGCACAACGCGCAGATGCGGCTGCTCCGGGCGCAGATCCATATTCTACGGGCCCGCATCCCGGCGCAAAGGATCATCCTGTCCCCGGCCGAAAAATCCGAGCTGCTGCGCATCGGGGCGGAGTGCGGACACGATATCGCCGGGCTCATGGAGGTGGCCAAACCCGCGACCTACAAGCGCTGGCTCGCCCAGATGCGCGCCGGCCGCGCGTTCAAGGCCGTGGGCAGGCCGCGCCTGACGCAGGAGCTGCGCGATGTCGTCATCCGCATCGGGTCGGAAAACCTCCTCTGGGGCTACAAGCGGATCGCCGGGGAGCTGAAAAAGCTCGGGCTTTACGCCGGCGCCAATTCGGTCAGGCGCATTCTCAATGAGGCGGGCATCCACCCGAGCCCGGAGAAGCGGAGAAAGAAACCGGCCCTGCCGTGGACCACGTTCGTTCGGGCGCATATGGAAAGCATGGTCGCCTGCGACTTCTTCACCAAGACCGTGTTGACGGCCCGCGGGCCGCTGACGGCCTATGTGCTGATCTTCATCCATCTCGGCAGCCGTCGCGTGTTTTGCAGCGCCCCGACCTATACTCCCGACTCGGCATGGGTGACGCAGCAGGCTCGCAACACACTGATGTGGTGCGCGGAGCAAGGGATCACGCCGCGGTTCCTGATCCGCGACGCCGACACCAAGTTCAGCGCCAGCTTCGATGCCGTCTGGGTCTCGGAAGCCGCCCGGGTCATCCAGATCCCGCACAGGGCGCCCAACGCCAATGCCTTCGCCGAATCCTTCATCGGCACCATCAAGCGCGAATGCCTGGATTTCTTCGTCTGCTTCAGCCGGTCGCAGCTCGACTACATCCTGCGCACATGGGTGCGCCATTACAACGTCGAGCGCCCGCATCGCGGCCGGGACATTGGGAACAACGTGCTTCAGGTCGATTTCCGCCCCGCCCGCGACGGCCCGATCCGCTGTCGGCGCCAGCTTGGCGGCATCATCACGTCCTACAGCCGCGAAGCGGCATGA
- the rpsU gene encoding 30S ribosomal protein S21 translates to MQVLVRDNNVEQALRALKRKLQREGVFREMKARRAYEKPSERRVREKADAVRRSRKAARKLAQREGLLPAPKRVAR, encoded by the coding sequence TTGCAAGTATTGGTCAGAGACAACAATGTCGAACAGGCCCTTCGTGCGCTGAAGCGCAAATTGCAACGCGAAGGCGTGTTTCGCGAGATGAAGGCGAGACGTGCCTATGAGAAGCCGTCGGAGCGCCGCGTGCGCGAGAAAGCCGACGCGGTCAGACGCTCGCGGAAAGCCGCGCGAAAGCTCGCGCAGCGCGAGGGTCTGCTGCCGGCGCCCAAGCGCGTCGCACGATAG
- a CDS encoding DUF411 domain-containing protein, which translates to MQSMKRGVTMRNDHNISRRTILAAVGVLPLLMSMPGRGHAEALPLVSVSKDPSCGCCDGWVAHIEAAGFPVRVVESADMDSLKQRLGVPADLASCHTAEVGGYVVEGHVPAEAIRRLLSERPEATGLAVPGMPAGSPGMDFPGVDPEPYEAFLFGQTTRSFGRFLGSREI; encoded by the coding sequence ATGCAATCCATGAAACGAGGTGTGACGATGAGAAACGATCACAACATTAGCCGGCGCACCATTCTGGCCGCTGTCGGAGTGCTGCCCTTGCTGATGTCGATGCCGGGGCGGGGACATGCCGAAGCGCTGCCGCTGGTGAGCGTCAGCAAGGATCCGTCCTGCGGCTGCTGTGACGGCTGGGTCGCGCATATCGAGGCGGCGGGGTTCCCTGTGCGGGTGGTGGAGTCCGCCGACATGGACAGCCTCAAGCAACGCCTCGGCGTGCCGGCCGATCTGGCATCGTGCCACACCGCCGAGGTGGGCGGCTATGTGGTCGAGGGCCATGTCCCCGCCGAAGCAATCCGCCGCCTTCTGTCCGAGCGGCCCGAGGCGACAGGGCTGGCCGTTCCCGGCATGCCCGCCGGTTCGCCTGGCATGGATTTTCCGGGCGTGGATCCCGAACCCTACGAAGCGTTCCTGTTCGGCCAGACCACCCGCAGCTTCGGGCGCTTCCTCGGTTCACGGGAAATCTGA
- a CDS encoding cytochrome c: MQLKRKELGNLGNIVWLGLLAGGLILAVFAGRHYTRTASTAPASAEVIEQGRQVYADQCASCHGADLEGQPDWRSPLPSGRLPAPPHDESGHTWHHADEVLFRIVEEGTAAIVGGGYESDMPGFADVLSETEIRAVLAYIKSTWPERERAYQENVSQAR; the protein is encoded by the coding sequence ATGCAACTCAAGCGAAAAGAACTCGGTAATCTCGGTAATATTGTGTGGCTCGGGTTGCTCGCCGGAGGCTTGATCCTGGCGGTTTTCGCTGGAAGGCACTATACCCGGACCGCATCCACCGCCCCGGCATCCGCAGAAGTCATCGAACAGGGCCGGCAGGTCTACGCGGACCAATGCGCCTCATGCCATGGCGCCGATCTGGAGGGACAGCCTGACTGGCGCTCGCCGCTTCCCTCCGGACGACTGCCTGCGCCACCGCATGATGAGAGCGGCCACACATGGCACCACGCCGATGAGGTCCTGTTCCGCATCGTCGAGGAAGGCACGGCCGCCATCGTCGGGGGCGGCTATGAAAGCGACATGCCCGGTTTTGCCGATGTCCTCAGCGAGACCGAGATCCGGGCTGTGCTCGCCTATATCAAGAGCACCTGGCCGGAACGCGAGCGGGCCTACCAGGAGAACGTGTCGCAAGCACGCTGA
- a CDS encoding cold-shock protein, translating to MNTGTVKFFNTTKGFGFISPDAGGADVFVHISAVERAGMRSLAEGQKVNFDVEQDRRSGKSAATNLSAA from the coding sequence ATGAACACAGGTACCGTGAAATTCTTCAACACCACCAAGGGCTTCGGCTTCATTTCTCCCGACGCCGGCGGCGCGGACGTTTTCGTCCACATCTCGGCCGTGGAGCGCGCGGGCATGCGCTCGCTTGCCGAAGGCCAGAAGGTGAACTTCGACGTCGAGCAGGATCGCCGCAGCGGCAAGAGCGCCGCGACGAATCTGTCCGCGGCATAA
- a CDS encoding DUF305 domain-containing protein — protein sequence MNRTVIALCASILSGLAGAAFAQAEHDTHHPATPPAQAEQVPAPTPPTGQMSRMQGMTGMQGMMPEQCQAMMQAMTPECMGAMQQMMQGGMMATPHAEAAPAKESLPDFTQANIDAMNAMHGPMMDGVMADDADVAFVRGMIPHHQGAIDMARIVQQYGDDPQTKAWADQIIAAQEREIAEMQAWLAANAGETAATLGQTVGTVWSANEGGNSISAIDLGTGAVDTVSIPVAPHNVDLTPDGKLLLAVGDPAVDGDHGSDGHGHGAEGAAEGLLVILDPQNLSTPKATVAVGSHPAHVVADRQGRAFVSLAGGDEIAVVDLARAEVIGRIATGEYPHGLRLSPDETQLYVANVEDGTVSVIDTQALSEAARIPVGTAPVQVGFTPSGDQVYVSLRDENRVAVIDTSTREVTDRIDVGPNPIQMFATPDGVYVYVANQGTDAEPNDTVSVIDTATGQVVKTLTTGGGAHGVSASADGALVFVTNIADDSVSIIDVARQEVVSTVPVGDRPNGIVYGG from the coding sequence ATGAATCGAACCGTAATCGCCCTTTGCGCCAGCATCCTCTCCGGCCTGGCGGGCGCTGCCTTCGCTCAGGCCGAGCATGACACCCACCACCCGGCAACCCCGCCCGCACAGGCGGAGCAGGTGCCCGCGCCGACGCCTCCCACAGGCCAGATGTCCCGCATGCAGGGCATGACCGGCATGCAAGGGATGATGCCCGAGCAGTGCCAGGCCATGATGCAGGCCATGACTCCTGAATGCATGGGCGCGATGCAGCAGATGATGCAGGGCGGGATGATGGCCACGCCGCACGCCGAGGCGGCCCCGGCGAAGGAAAGCCTTCCCGACTTCACGCAGGCCAACATCGACGCCATGAATGCGATGCACGGGCCGATGATGGACGGCGTCATGGCCGACGATGCCGATGTCGCTTTCGTCCGGGGCATGATCCCGCATCATCAGGGCGCGATCGACATGGCCCGGATCGTCCAGCAATACGGGGACGATCCGCAGACGAAGGCATGGGCGGACCAGATCATCGCGGCGCAGGAGCGCGAGATCGCCGAAATGCAGGCCTGGCTGGCGGCGAACGCCGGGGAGACAGCGGCGACCTTGGGTCAGACAGTTGGAACCGTCTGGTCCGCCAATGAAGGCGGCAATTCCATCAGCGCCATCGATCTTGGCACCGGGGCGGTCGACACCGTTTCCATCCCGGTCGCGCCGCACAACGTCGATCTGACGCCCGATGGCAAGCTGCTGCTGGCGGTCGGTGATCCTGCCGTCGATGGGGATCACGGGTCGGACGGGCACGGGCACGGCGCGGAAGGCGCGGCCGAGGGTCTGCTGGTCATCCTCGATCCACAGAACCTCTCGACGCCTAAGGCGACCGTCGCAGTAGGCTCGCACCCGGCCCATGTGGTCGCCGACCGGCAGGGGCGCGCTTTTGTCTCGCTGGCCGGCGGCGACGAGATCGCCGTGGTCGATCTTGCACGGGCCGAGGTCATCGGGCGCATCGCGACGGGCGAGTATCCGCACGGCCTGCGGCTCAGCCCGGACGAGACGCAGCTTTACGTCGCCAATGTCGAGGACGGGACCGTGTCCGTCATCGACACGCAGGCGCTTTCCGAGGCGGCGCGCATTCCGGTCGGGACCGCGCCCGTTCAGGTCGGGTTCACACCCTCGGGCGATCAGGTCTACGTCTCGCTTCGCGACGAAAACCGTGTGGCGGTCATCGACACCTCTACCCGCGAGGTGACGGACAGGATCGACGTCGGGCCGAATCCGATCCAGATGTTCGCGACCCCGGACGGAGTCTATGTCTATGTGGCCAACCAGGGCACCGACGCGGAGCCGAACGACACCGTGTCCGTGATCGACACCGCGACCGGTCAGGTGGTGAAAACCCTCACCACCGGTGGCGGCGCACATGGCGTCTCGGCATCGGCGGACGGTGCCTTGGTGTTCGTGACCAACATCGCCGATGACAGCGTGTCGATCATCGACGTCGCGAGGCAGGAAGTGGTGAGCACGGTACCGGTCGGCGATCGTCCGAATGGCATCGTCTACGGCGGATGA
- the cadA gene encoding cadmium-translocating P-type ATPase, producing the protein MMVDPHTTAHKAEHGGRPYYFCSAGCRTKFLADPDRYLDPEAATEKAEPVPEGTIYTCPMHPEIRQVGPGSCPICGMALEPVLVSLEAGPNEELIDMTRRFWIGLALTIPVVILEMGGHFLGLTHYIGQLTSNWLQLILATPVVLWAGWPFFQRGWQSLVNRSLNMFTLIAMGTGAAWIYSVVATLAPGIFPDAFREHDGSVAVYFEAAAVITVLVLLGQVLELRARESTSGAIRALLDLAPKTARIIRDDGTEEEVQLDSVQVGDRLRVRPGEKVPVDGEVLEGRSAVDESMVTGESMPVTKEVGAKAIGGTMNQSGALVIEAKKVGRDTMLSQIVQLVAEAQRSRAPIQRLADQVSGWFVPAVILVAILAFVAWSIWGPEPRFSFGLIAAVSVLIIACPCALGLATPMSIMVGVGRGAQAGVLIKNAEALEHMEKVNTIIVDKTGTLTEGRPAVTAIVPAAGFTEGEALRLAASVERASEHPLALAIVRAADERGIAAAPVADFDSPTGKGAYGTVEGKRIALGNAKFLAEHGVDVAPLADEADRLREDGATAIFMGVDGRVAAIFAIADPVKPSTPEALAALKAQGIRVVMLTGDNWTTAKAVARRLGIDEIEAEVLPDQKSAVVARHKAAGEVVAMAGDGVNDAPALAAADVGIAMGTGTDVAMESAGVTLLKGDLNGIVRARRLSEAVMGNIRQNLFFAFIYNALGVPVAAGVLYPFLGILLSPIIAAAAMALSSVSVIANAARLRRVKL; encoded by the coding sequence ATGATGGTCGATCCCCACACGACCGCGCACAAGGCCGAGCATGGCGGCCGGCCCTATTACTTCTGCTCGGCCGGATGCCGAACGAAGTTCCTGGCAGACCCGGACCGCTATCTGGATCCGGAAGCGGCGACCGAGAAGGCCGAGCCGGTTCCCGAGGGGACGATCTACACCTGCCCGATGCACCCCGAGATCCGCCAGGTCGGGCCGGGGTCATGCCCGATCTGCGGCATGGCGCTGGAGCCGGTGCTGGTCAGCCTGGAGGCCGGACCCAATGAGGAACTGATCGACATGACGCGCCGGTTCTGGATCGGGCTGGCGCTGACGATTCCAGTGGTGATCCTCGAAATGGGCGGCCATTTTCTTGGCCTGACTCACTATATCGGCCAACTGACCTCGAACTGGTTGCAACTGATCCTCGCAACGCCGGTCGTGCTATGGGCTGGTTGGCCGTTCTTCCAGCGCGGCTGGCAGTCGCTGGTCAACCGCAGCCTCAACATGTTCACCCTGATCGCCATGGGCACCGGGGCGGCGTGGATCTACAGCGTCGTCGCCACGCTGGCGCCCGGCATCTTTCCCGACGCCTTCCGAGAGCACGACGGCTCGGTCGCGGTCTATTTCGAGGCGGCGGCGGTCATCACCGTCCTAGTCCTGCTCGGGCAGGTGCTGGAACTGCGCGCGCGAGAGAGCACCAGCGGCGCGATCCGCGCGCTCCTGGACCTTGCCCCCAAGACCGCCCGGATCATTCGTGACGACGGCACCGAGGAGGAAGTTCAGCTCGACAGTGTGCAGGTCGGCGACCGCCTGCGGGTGCGTCCCGGCGAGAAAGTGCCCGTCGATGGCGAGGTGCTGGAGGGCCGCAGCGCCGTCGATGAATCGATGGTGACGGGCGAGTCGATGCCGGTGACCAAGGAGGTCGGCGCCAAGGCCATCGGCGGCACCATGAACCAGTCGGGCGCGCTGGTGATCGAGGCGAAGAAGGTCGGCCGCGACACCATGCTGTCGCAGATCGTCCAGCTCGTCGCCGAGGCGCAGCGAAGCCGCGCGCCGATCCAGCGGCTCGCCGATCAGGTCTCCGGCTGGTTCGTGCCGGCGGTGATCCTGGTCGCCATCCTCGCCTTCGTCGCCTGGTCGATCTGGGGGCCGGAGCCGCGCTTCTCCTTCGGTCTCATCGCGGCGGTCTCGGTCCTGATCATTGCCTGCCCCTGCGCGCTGGGGCTGGCGACGCCGATGTCGATCATGGTGGGCGTCGGGCGCGGCGCGCAGGCGGGGGTGCTGATCAAGAACGCCGAGGCGCTGGAGCACATGGAGAAGGTCAACACCATCATCGTCGACAAGACCGGAACCTTGACCGAGGGCCGGCCCGCCGTCACCGCCATCGTGCCGGCGGCGGGCTTTACCGAAGGTGAGGCGCTGCGCCTTGCCGCCAGCGTCGAACGCGCGAGCGAGCATCCCCTCGCGCTTGCCATCGTTCGCGCGGCGGACGAACGCGGGATCGCGGCCGCGCCGGTCGCGGATTTCGATTCGCCCACCGGCAAGGGCGCCTATGGCACGGTCGAGGGCAAGCGCATCGCGCTTGGCAACGCAAAATTCCTCGCCGAACATGGGGTCGATGTCGCGCCGCTGGCCGATGAGGCCGACCGGCTGCGCGAGGACGGGGCGACCGCGATCTTCATGGGCGTCGATGGTCGCGTCGCGGCAATCTTTGCCATCGCCGATCCAGTCAAGCCCTCGACGCCCGAGGCGCTGGCCGCGCTCAAGGCGCAAGGCATCCGTGTGGTCATGCTGACGGGGGACAACTGGACGACGGCGAAGGCCGTCGCCCGCCGGCTCGGCATCGACGAAATCGAAGCCGAGGTTCTCCCCGATCAGAAAAGCGCGGTCGTCGCGCGGCACAAGGCGGCGGGCGAGGTGGTGGCGATGGCCGGCGACGGCGTCAACGACGCGCCGGCGCTGGCTGCCGCCGATGTCGGCATCGCCATGGGCACCGGCACCGATGTGGCGATGGAAAGCGCCGGCGTCACCCTGCTCAAGGGCGATCTCAACGGTATCGTCCGCGCCCGCCGGCTGTCGGAAGCGGTCATGGGCAACATTCGCCAGAACCTGTTCTTCGCCTTCATCTACAACGCGCTTGGCGTGCCGGTCGCGGCGGGGGTGCTCTATCCGTTCTTAGGCATCCTGCTGTCGCCGATCATCGCCGCTGCCGCCATGGCGCTGTCCTCGGTCAGCGTGATCGCCAATGCCGCCCGGCTGCGGAGGGTGAAGCTGTGA